The Pseudomonas moraviensis genome contains the following window.
TGGCGATCCTGATGGAAATCATCACCTTCGCCTCCTACCCGAGTCGCCTGCGCAAACTGACCAACCGCACCCGTGCGATTCACATGGTCGAGGAGGGCGCGGACTTCTTGCAGATCTACGAATTCTTCCGCGAGCAGGGTTTCGAAATGGCCGAAAGCTACGGCAACGCCAGCCGGGTTTTCCGCGGCTCGACGCCGACCGGTCTGCCATTCACCAAAGACTTGTCCTACCTCAAGGGCTTCATCATGGTTTACAACTACATTCAGTTGGCCGTGCGCAAAGGCAAGCTTGAGCAGATTCCGCTGTTGTTCTGTGGCAAGACCACCCTGGAAGACATGCGTACCTTGCGGCAACTGGTGGATGAGGGGCTGGTGGTGCCGCCGAAGTATCTGCCGGACCAGTTCCGGGACTTGAACGCGTTGTCGGCGTGGATGTGTTTCTCCAACTTCCTCAACCATTTGAGCCTGGACCGGATCGAAGCGGATTACTCCAATATCCTCTAGACCCAACGCACACCCCTGTAGGAGTGAGACTGCTCGCGATAGCGGTGTGTCAATCAACCGATATATCGACTGACACAATGCTATCGCGAGCAGGCTCACTCCTACAGGTTTGTTCTGCATTCCAACCTGAATTCTGCGAGGTTTCACCGGATGAGAATCCTCGGCATCCTTTGCCTGCTCTTGACCCTCGGTGGTTGCAGTTCGCTGCTGTTCTACCCCGAACCTGGCCAGATCTTTACCCCGGACAAAGCCAGACTCGAATACCGCACTGTCACCCTGACCACCGCCGACGGCCTGAAACTCAATGCCTGGTGGCTGCCGGCCAAACCCGGCGTCGAGGTCAAGGGCACGGTCCTGCATCTGCACGGCAACGGCGGTAATCTGCCAATGCATCTGGGCGGGAGCTGGTGGTTGCCCAAGAATGGCTATCAGGTGCTGCTGGTCGACTATCGCGGTTATGGATTGTCCGAGGGCAAGCCGAGCCTGCCGGCGATCTATCAGGACATCGACGCGGCGTTCGCCTGGCTCGACAACGCGCCCGAGGTCAAAGGCAAACCGTTGGTGCTGCTCGGACAAAGCCTGGGCGGCGCCATGTCGGTGCATTGGCTGGCGCAGCACCCGGAACGGCAAAAACAACTCAAGGCCCTGGTGCTGGATGGCGTGCCCGCCAGTTATCGCAGTGTCGGCCAGTTCGCCCTCAGCACTTCATGGCTGACCTGGCCGTTGCAGGTGCCGCTGTCGTGGCTGGTACCCGATGGCGACAGCGCAATCAACTCGATGGCGCAGCTGACTGGCGTGCCCAAGCTAATCTTCCACAGCATCGACGATCCGCTGGTGCCGATGGCCAACGGCATTCGCCTGTATCAGGCAGCGCCGCCGCCGCGCGTGTTGCAGCTGACTCGTGGCGGTCATGTGCAAACCTTCGGCGACCCGGTGTGGCGTCAGGTCATGCTGCGCTATCTCGACGATCCCCAACACTTCGACGGCCTGCGCCGACTCGGCGAAATCCCCAACTATCCGCCGCCTCCGAACAATGAAGATGAGACCCCGCAATGACTGAAGAACGCAACGCCATCCCGCTGATCATCACCGGTATCTGCAGCATCCTCGGCACCGTCGGAGCGCTGTGGTACTACGGCTATCTGCATTTCGCCAAGCCTGAGGATGCGTTGCTGCTGAACGAATTCACCATGCTCAAGACCGTACCGGGCGAGGACTACAAAGTCTCGCTGACCCCAGCGCCGCAAGTGGCGCAGTGTATTGATGGCGTGCTGGTGTTGTTCGATACCGAACAGAAAGGCCTGACCGGGGTGCTGGTCAACGCGCAGAAGAAAGCCGTGCGTTGCATGGGCGAAGAGACTCCGCAGCAGTTGGAACAGTGATTCTGCAGGCCCAGCCCTCACTCCACCGCTTTGCATTCAGAGGGGTGGAGTGTGACGTGCTCTTCAAACTATGGGTTGGATGTCACGGTGATCTTCCGGCTAGTGCTCCAAGGCGAACGCTTGCCGTCGATGCTCTGCCATGCCGTAATGGAAAACGGCCCGACCGGTAGGCTCCATTCACTTCGCACCGACCATTTGCCGTAGGCATCGGCGTCTGTTTCCGCCAGTACATTGTAAGGTCCATTGACCTTGGTGACCCGGATGTGGGCGCCCGGGAGAGCCGTGCCGGAGAGCATTGGATTCTGCCCGGTCTGACCGTTTTCCGTCGGTGTTTCAATGATGGGCGCAACAAGTGCATCAACAACTGTGATTTTTCGGTTGGCGCTCCATGGCGAGCGCTTGCCGTCAATGCTTTGCCATGCCGTGATGGAAAAAGGTCCGATCGGCAGGCCCCATTCACTTTGCACCGACCATTTGCCATAGGCGTCGGCGTCTGTTTCCGCCAGTACATTGTAAGGTCCATTGACCTTGGTGACCCGGATGTGGGCGCCCGGGAGAGCCGTGCCGGAGAGCATTGGATGCTGCCCGGTCTGACCGTTTTCCGTCGGTGTTTCAATGATGGGCGCAACAAGTGCATCAACAACTGTGATTTTTCGGTTGGCGCTCCATGGCGAGCGCTTGCCGTCGATGCTTTGCCATGCCGTGATGGAAAAAGGTCCGATCGGCAGGCCCCATTCACTTTGCACCGACCATTTGCCATAGGCGTCGGCGTCTGTTTCCGCCAGTACATTGTAAGGTCCATTGACCTTGGTGACCCGGATGTGGGCGCCCGGGAGAGCCGTGCCGGAGAGCATTGGATGCTGCCCGGTCTGACCGTTTTCCGTCGGTGTTTCAATGATGGGCGCAACAAGTGCATCAACAACTGTGATTTTTCGGTTGGCGCTCCATGGCGAGCGCTTGCCGTCGATGCTTTGCCATGCCGTGATGGAAAAAGGTCCGATCGGCAGGCTCCATTCACTTTGCACCGACCATTTGCCATAGGCGTCGGCGTCTGTTTCCGCCAGTACATTGTAAGGGCCATTGACCTTGGTGACCCGGATGTGGGCGCCTGGGAGCGCTGTGCCCGAAATCAACGGGTTGAGACCAGCCTCGCTGTTCTCAACGGGAGTCGAAATAATGGGAGGTTGCAAGTCCACGAGTTCGGTAACTTTGAATGAACGTGGTTCGGAAGCCACCGAAGCTTCATCGCCAAAGTATTGCCGAAGCACGATGGTTTTTTGCCCCGCCTGCATTCTGGCAGGATGAATGATCGACCATTTGCCTTGTGTGTCTGCGACGTCCGTTGCAAAGAAGTTCTCTGGATTTGCAGCTTCTGCGATCTTTATGGTTGCTCCGGGGCGTGCTGTTCCGCTGAATACAGGTCTGGGCGTCGTCTGGTCATTTTGCTGGGGTGTCATTAATAGTGGTGGCGGGACAGCTGTCGTGCAATCCGGTAGACCCTGCCCGTTGAATGCAACCACAACTGATGCCCCGCTTTTATCGGTGGCACAGACCTTGATTTTTACTTTTGCCGTCGCGTCTTCTAGGGTACGCCCTGCCTGCAACGTCGGATCCGCTGCCGTGGCAGTCTCCGGCGTAGCATCCAATTGGACGTTGCGCACGGTTCCGTTCAATGACGAATATCTGATCCAGACGCCAGTGACGCGATTATCGGTGGGAGAGAATTCATCGAATGGCGTGGGCTGGCGGTACTCAAGTGCGATCAACCGTGGTTCTGTCGGCCGATTGATCAAATAGAGTTGAGGTCCTTCCTTTCCCAGTACGCCCAGCCGATAAAATCCTGTCTTGCTGATCGCCGAAGCTTGTGAGTCGTCCAGCCAGCCGGAAAACCAACGGTTGATGGCCGGGTAGAGTGTTCCGCCGCCCGATACTGAGTCGCCCGTATCACCATAACTGATATAGCTACATGCTTCTGGTGCCTTGACAATTGCGTTGCTTACCGGACATTTGGTAAACGAGCCGCCATGCGGGTAACCTAGGTTATGACCGAATTCGTGTTTCCAGACATGCGGAGAGCCTGGCATTCCTTTTACCCAGATCCAATTTCCCGGCATCGTAGCGATCGCACCGCCGCCACAGGGCACCGCCACAAGCAGGTAATGATAAGCGGCGGGATCAATGTTCTGGGCAACAGCGGCCTGGCGCGCTGCTTCAAGACTACCTGAGGCGCTGCACCTCTCTGGCTTTTTACCAAAATCTGCCGCGATCTGTGTGCCCTCCAGTTTCAATCTGTTGCCGGACGCGGCCGAGACGTATGAACTCAGCGAGTTCCAGTGTGCTGAAAAGGTCTGTTCGGCAATTTTTCCAGCGTCTAGGCCAGGTTCCCCAGACCAATGACCGATCACCAGGAGTCCCTTTCGAATACCCGTA
Protein-coding sequences here:
- a CDS encoding alpha/beta hydrolase — translated: MRILGILCLLLTLGGCSSLLFYPEPGQIFTPDKARLEYRTVTLTTADGLKLNAWWLPAKPGVEVKGTVLHLHGNGGNLPMHLGGSWWLPKNGYQVLLVDYRGYGLSEGKPSLPAIYQDIDAAFAWLDNAPEVKGKPLVLLGQSLGGAMSVHWLAQHPERQKQLKALVLDGVPASYRSVGQFALSTSWLTWPLQVPLSWLVPDGDSAINSMAQLTGVPKLIFHSIDDPLVPMANGIRLYQAAPPPRVLQLTRGGHVQTFGDPVWRQVMLRYLDDPQHFDGLRRLGEIPNYPPPPNNEDETPQ